A stretch of the Desulfitobacterium chlororespirans DSM 11544 genome encodes the following:
- a CDS encoding ASKHA domain-containing protein — translation MVQVTFLPGKRTIDISEGSTIMEAAIAAGVPLESTCGGRGTCGKCKVQVDPTLVDPALDMGKFLSDSERKAGWVLACRYKVAEDLTVNLSESKDAHQRKTNLSQLEDIDLAPSIEKYELKLAKPTVHDQTPDWDRLMAALPSSKIHFNRLIAARLPQILHQSNFHVTAVVDGNTLLAVEPGDTTQNSHGFAIDIGTTTTVVYLVDLLQGKILDSDALTNPQRVFGADVISRITHAAKGPEQLQQLQTVVVEGLNTIISRLCKRNDLKQEEIYQAVVVGNTTMSHLFLGIDPTYLAPAPFIPVFRQSVQVKAAELGLNILKTGHVVVVPNVAGYVGADTVGVMIAAKVDQLPGYTLAVDIGTNGEIILAGGKRILTCSTAAGPAFEGAEIKYGMRAADGAIERVKITDDVELAVIGNAKPIGICGSGLIDAIAQMAETGIIHESGRIVNEPEDMDKLPPKIQERIRKAEGGFEFVLAWEKDTGLKEDVVLTQKDIRELQLAKGAILAGIKILMKEMGIGLEQLDRVLLAGAFGNYISKEAALRIGLFPDVPLEKIQAIGNAAGDGAKMILLSKEERKKAAVLAEHAEHLELSTRSDFQEEFIDALSFER, via the coding sequence ATGGTCCAAGTTACGTTTTTACCAGGGAAGAGAACAATTGATATATCGGAAGGCAGCACCATTATGGAGGCGGCCATCGCGGCAGGGGTGCCCTTGGAAAGTACCTGCGGAGGCAGAGGAACGTGCGGGAAATGTAAAGTTCAAGTCGATCCCACCCTGGTCGATCCTGCCCTTGATATGGGGAAATTTCTCAGTGACTCGGAACGGAAGGCCGGCTGGGTTTTAGCCTGCCGCTATAAAGTGGCGGAAGATTTAACCGTTAATCTCAGTGAATCCAAAGATGCTCACCAGCGCAAAACCAATTTAAGCCAGTTGGAAGATATCGACCTTGCGCCAAGCATAGAAAAATATGAGCTTAAATTGGCTAAACCGACGGTTCATGATCAGACGCCGGATTGGGACCGCCTCATGGCCGCTTTGCCTTCATCCAAGATTCATTTTAATCGTCTGATTGCCGCAAGACTTCCTCAAATCCTTCATCAGTCGAATTTCCATGTGACTGCGGTAGTGGACGGGAATACCCTATTGGCAGTGGAGCCGGGTGATACCACTCAAAATAGCCATGGTTTTGCTATCGATATTGGCACGACGACTACGGTGGTTTATCTGGTGGATCTGCTTCAGGGAAAGATTCTGGACAGCGACGCACTGACGAATCCTCAGCGTGTCTTTGGGGCTGATGTGATTTCCCGGATTACCCATGCGGCTAAGGGGCCGGAACAGTTGCAGCAGCTGCAGACGGTGGTGGTGGAAGGTCTGAATACGATCATCTCCAGATTATGCAAGAGAAATGACTTGAAGCAGGAGGAAATCTATCAGGCCGTCGTGGTGGGAAACACCACCATGAGCCATTTATTCCTGGGGATCGACCCTACCTATCTGGCGCCGGCGCCTTTTATTCCCGTGTTCCGTCAGTCTGTTCAGGTGAAGGCTGCGGAGTTGGGATTAAATATTCTTAAGACAGGTCATGTGGTGGTCGTTCCCAATGTGGCGGGTTATGTGGGAGCAGACACGGTAGGGGTGATGATCGCCGCTAAAGTGGATCAGCTGCCTGGTTATACTTTGGCTGTGGATATCGGTACCAACGGGGAAATCATCCTGGCCGGCGGGAAGCGGATTCTTACCTGCTCTACAGCCGCAGGTCCGGCCTTTGAAGGAGCAGAGATCAAATACGGCATGCGGGCGGCGGACGGAGCCATCGAGCGGGTCAAAATCACTGATGATGTGGAACTGGCGGTGATCGGCAATGCCAAACCCATTGGTATCTGCGGTTCAGGCTTGATTGATGCTATTGCCCAAATGGCTGAAACAGGAATCATCCATGAAAGCGGACGAATTGTCAATGAACCTGAGGATATGGACAAACTCCCTCCCAAGATTCAAGAGCGGATTCGTAAAGCAGAGGGCGGATTTGAATTCGTATTGGCCTGGGAAAAAGACACTGGTCTAAAAGAAGATGTGGTTCTGACCCAAAAGGATATCCGGGAACTGCAGCTGGCCAAGGGGGCTATTCTGGCCGGAATCAAGATTCTTATGAAAGAGATGGGAATCGGCCTGGAGCAGCTGGACCGGGTACTGCTGGCCGGGGCCTTCGGCAACTACATCAGCAAGGAAGCGGCACTGCGGATTGGCTTGTTCCCGGATGTACCCTTGGAGAAGATCCAGGCCATCGGCAACGCTGCCGGTGATGGGGCCAAAATGATCTTGCTATCAAAAGAGGAACGCAAAAAGGCTGCTGTGTTAGCCGAGCATGCCGAACATTTGGAGCTGTCCACCCGGAGTGATTTCCAGGAGGAGTTTATAGATGCTTTGTCGTTTGAGAGATAA
- a CDS encoding immunoglobulin-like domain-containing protein, translating into MKKYSCLLLCTVAIGLTFLSGCASAGGSSAAGTNTIIKTDSGQVLETTDWEPTTYEIVNNFEGVTMGVKEGTVSLTGLTLNFSNSSDKQCIYGDYFLLEKKVKETWYQVPTIIDNYGFHSIGYDLAAGGNGERKVDWSWLYGKLEPGDYRIVKDILDFRGTGDYEKYYLAAEFSVDEGTKSADLAPMVMIKGKLYLDTGKESDIKGRCGVMDGEVTSTVEPFEKPAQDNQSNFGSGYGYQFVDERSVDILMNGKWLRFELS; encoded by the coding sequence ATGAAGAAGTATTCTTGTTTGTTATTATGCACAGTGGCCATAGGCTTAACCTTTTTGTCAGGATGCGCAAGCGCCGGCGGCAGCTCAGCCGCAGGGACCAACACCATTATCAAAACTGATTCAGGCCAAGTTCTTGAAACAACGGACTGGGAGCCTACCACCTATGAAATCGTCAATAACTTTGAGGGTGTAACCATGGGGGTTAAGGAGGGGACTGTGTCTTTAACCGGCTTGACGTTAAACTTTTCCAATAGTTCAGACAAGCAGTGTATCTATGGCGATTATTTCTTGCTGGAGAAGAAAGTCAAGGAAACATGGTATCAGGTTCCGACCATTATTGATAATTACGGATTTCATAGTATTGGTTATGATTTGGCTGCAGGTGGGAATGGGGAAAGGAAAGTTGATTGGAGCTGGCTCTATGGGAAGCTGGAGCCCGGTGACTATCGTATCGTGAAGGATATCTTGGATTTTCGGGGGACGGGAGATTATGAAAAATACTATTTAGCAGCGGAGTTTTCAGTTGATGAGGGGACGAAATCAGCTGACTTAGCCCCTATGGTCATGATTAAAGGGAAGCTCTATCTGGATACCGGCAAAGAAAGTGATATCAAAGGAAGATGCGGAGTCATGGATGGGGAAGTAACGTCAACAGTAGAGCCTTTTGAAAAACCTGCTCAAGATAATCAATCTAATTTTGGCAGTGGGTACGGATACCAGTTTGTTGATGAACGCAGTGTGGATATCCTTATGAATGGAAAATGGCTTAGATTTGAGCTTTCGTAA
- a CDS encoding VOC family protein: MNHPKQKITTFLMFQDGNAEEAMNFYISLFDNSEIVTITRYGANEAGKEGTVMHAVFSLKGQEYMCIDSHVRHEFTFTPAMSLYVTCDTEEEIDKVFEKLSEGGKILMPLGSYPFSERFGWVNDKYGVSWQLSFM; this comes from the coding sequence ATGAATCATCCAAAACAGAAAATCACTACATTCTTAATGTTTCAAGATGGCAATGCTGAAGAGGCAATGAATTTTTACATTTCACTATTTGATAATTCTGAAATAGTGACGATTACCCGCTATGGGGCGAATGAAGCCGGTAAAGAGGGGACTGTAATGCATGCTGTATTTTCACTGAAGGGACAAGAATATATGTGTATAGACAGCCATGTCAGGCATGAATTTACATTCACCCCTGCAATGTCTTTATATGTAACATGTGATACTGAAGAAGAGATTGATAAAGTATTCGAGAAGCTTTCGGAAGGCGGCAAGATCTTAATGCCCCTGGGGTCTTACCCGTTTAGTGAAAGATTTGGTTGGGTAAATGATAAGTACGGTGTCTCATGGCAATTAAGTTTTATGTAG
- a CDS encoding TerC family protein produces MELFSPEFFQALLSIVVMDLVLGGDNAIVIGMAARNLPKQQQKKVIFVGTGGAILIRTLATLVAVYLLKIPGLMFAGGLLLIWMAFKLLTDEKHDEQVASAANFWGAVRTIIIADAVMGLDNVLAVAGAAHGHPLLVIIGLLISIPIVVWGSTLVIRAINRFPVIIPIGAAVITHTAVTMLVHEKFVVNIIGESALIEWGLSAVLIASVLYLGHRINKKKVLEAAKNAA; encoded by the coding sequence ATGGAGTTATTCAGCCCCGAATTTTTTCAAGCATTATTATCTATCGTGGTTATGGACTTGGTCTTAGGCGGAGATAATGCCATTGTCATTGGCATGGCTGCCCGCAATCTGCCCAAACAGCAGCAAAAGAAAGTAATCTTCGTCGGCACAGGGGGGGCAATCTTAATCCGGACCTTAGCTACTTTAGTGGCTGTGTACCTGTTAAAGATTCCCGGGCTTATGTTTGCCGGCGGCCTTCTTCTGATTTGGATGGCCTTTAAACTCCTTACCGATGAGAAACATGATGAACAAGTAGCAAGTGCCGCGAACTTCTGGGGTGCAGTGCGCACCATCATCATCGCCGATGCCGTTATGGGACTGGATAATGTGCTGGCCGTTGCCGGTGCCGCCCATGGCCACCCTCTCCTTGTCATTATCGGCTTGCTCATCAGTATCCCCATTGTGGTTTGGGGAAGCACCCTGGTCATCAGGGCGATTAACCGTTTCCCGGTGATTATCCCCATTGGAGCCGCTGTCATTACCCATACTGCCGTGACCATGCTTGTGCATGAAAAATTCGTTGTCAATATAATCGGGGAAAGCGCCCTCATCGAATGGGGATTAAGCGCCGTCCTCATCGCCAGTGTCCTGTATCTTGGTCATCGGATCAATAAGAAAAAAGTTCTCGAAGCGGCCAAAAACGCCGCTTAA